CGGCCCGCTCCCGGCCTGGCTGACCGAGGAGGATCTCGACGTCTATGCCGGAGAGTTCGAGCGCACCGGAATCACCGGCGCCCTCAACCGCTACCGCAACATGGACCGCGACTGGGAGGACCTCGCTCCGTACCGCGACGCACCCGTCGAGCTGCCCGCCCTTTTCATCGGCGGCACGAGGGACGCCTCCACCACGTGGATGGCCGACGCCATCCAGGCGTACCCCACCACCCTGCCCGCGCTGACCGCCTCCCACCTCCTGGACGGCTGCGGCCACTGGATCCAGCAGGAACGCCCCGAGAAGGTCAACCACCTGCTGACCGAATGGCTCGCCACCCTTCAGAAGTAGTCCCGAGTGATCCAACACCCATTCCCCGGAAGGGGGTTGCGCGATAGATTCACCACACCTTCACCACGCGCCACCACCTTCGGGAGGACACCCATGAAGAACGTCGTCGCCGCCGCCGCTCTTGCCGCAGTGGCAGCCGTCGCGGTCGCCTTCGCCGTGGTCCCCTCCGACAGCGACGCCTCCACGGCGAGCGACAGGCAGGCGGGCACGGTGAAGTCGGTGGTCGAGGCTTCCGCCGGTGACAAGAAGGTCGAGGTCATCAAGTAGCGGTGCCGGACACCGCCGGACGCGGTGACAGCGCCGCCCGCGCCTGTCGGTGCCGGGCGGCGCTCCGGCAGCGGACGCCCCCGGAAAAGAGCTTGCCGCTCGATCGGGGGCGTGTTTAGGGTGGCCTGCGTCGGCCGACAGGCCGACCGACGTGGACAGACGCAAGAGAAGGGAGGCCGCGATGTACACCCCGAATCCGGCGCTCCAGATCGTTCCTGCCGCTCCCGTGTTCAGCTGCCGGGCCCGCCAGGACATCAACTGACCCACCCACCTGATCTGGTGGCGCCTCCAGCTTGACCGCCGTGGAGGCACAGTGACGTTCCGTACGACTTTCCGTTCCACCGTCGAGGCCGACCTCGACCGACTTCTTCCGCTCCTCGTGGCGGATCCGGCCAGCTCCCTGTCGGCCCACACGTATCTGAGCAAGCTCGCCGACGGTCAGTACCGTCACGCGTGGACCTGGATCGCCGAGGACCCGTCCGGCGGTGACACCGCGCCGCTCGCGGTCGCCGTGTGGTGGGGGCTCCCGTCGGAGGCCACGCCCGGTGCGCTCGATGCGGTGTACGTCGACGAGGCGCGCGTCCCGACCGGGCAACGGGTCGCGCTGGCGGCCGAGTTGCTCGCCGCCGCGCATGCGGCGTTCAAGGAGGCGGGGGCCGCCGAGGCTCCCGCGTTCCACATCTTCGTCCCCGGGGACTACCGGGACAGGCCCGAGGTGGCCGAGGCGCTGGCCTGGCGGCAGGAGGCGGCCAGGGCCGCCGGGCTCGTGGGGTTCGTGGAGCGCCTGGGGTACGAGTGGACGCCGCAGGGCGGGCTGCGGGAGGCGGCCTCCCCGCAGTTGGTCTTCGCGGCCGAGCCCGACGACGAGGTCTTCGTCGAGCTCTTCCGGCAGGTGCTCCAGGACACCCTCGACGCGAGCACCCGGGCGGAGGCCGAGCAGATCGGGGCCGAGGCGCAGGCCCGTAACGACGTGGCGTTCTACCAGGAGCAGATGGCCGGCGAGCGGTCCTGGTGGCGGGTGGCCCGCAACGCGGCGGGCGAGGCGGTCGGGTTCGGTCTGCCCTCGCGCAACCTCGCGGGCCCGGTGGTCGGATACCTCGGCGTCCTCCCCGGGCACCGGGGCCTCGGTCACGTGGACGAGATCCTCGCCGAGATCACCGCGATCCTCGCGGCGGAGCCCGACACGTCGCGGATCCGCGCCGACACCGACCTGGCGAACCGCCCGATGGCCGCCGCCTTCGAGCGCGCGGGCTACCGGAACTTCCGCCGCCGTCTGGTCCTGTCGGCACGCCTCTAGGCACCCGTTCGTGCAGCGGGGCGACGGCCCGCACCGTGCGGTGCGGGCCGTCGCCCGTCGCGTCACAGATGTGCGGCGCGGTGCGTCGGGACGCCGTCGAGGACGGTCAACAGCACGTCTACGTCGGCCAGTTCGGTGGCGGGAACGGTGAGCGGGTCGGCGGCGAGGACCGTCAGGTCGGCGCGGTGCCCGACGGCGATCCGTCCGGCCACGCTCTCCTCGCCCGCCGCGTACGCCGCGTTGACCGTCATGCCGCGCAGCGCCTCCAGCGCGGTCAGCGCCTGCTGCGGACCGTGCGGATCCTGGCTGAGGTCGCGGGTCGGCCTGCGGTGGCGGGCCCCGGCCATGACGCCGAGCGGCGGGTACGGGGCGATGGGCCAGTCGGAGCCGAGGACCACGACGGCACCCGAGTCGTGCAGGTCGCGGCAGCGCCAGGCGTCCGAGGCACGCGGCTCGCCCAGGCGGCGGGACCAGTTGTCGGTGTGGTCGGCCCGGGTGAAGTCGCAGCAGTGGGTGGGCTGCATGGACGCCACGACCCCCAGCTCGGCGAACCGGCGCAGGGTGTCGTCCGGGACGGTCTCGATGTGCTCGACCCGGTGTCGTACCCCACGGCCGCCCAGGGCCTGCGCCTTCTCGACGGCGTCGAGCACATGGCGTACGGCCGCGTCACCGATGGCGTGGGTGGCGACGGAAACACCCGCCCGGTGCAGCTCCGCGACGATCCGGGTGTACTCCTCGGGGTCCGGCCAGAAGGCGTGCCGGGACTCGCCGTGACAGTCCGGCTGTTCCAGCCAGGCGGTGCCGTTGTCGATGGTGCCGTCCATGAAGATCTTGACACCAGCGGTCCGCCACAGCCGCCCGCCGGCCCCCTGCCGCCCGATCAGCTCACGTACCGCCTCCGCGTCGGTGCCGGGCTGGCACCAGGGGGCCACCCGCAGCCGCAGCGGCAGTTGACCCGCTGCGTCCAGCTCGGCGTAGAAGGCGAGGCTGTCGCCGTTCGCGTCCATCGCGTGCCCGCCGGTCAGTCCGGTGGCGGCCATCGCGCGCAGGGCGGCCGCGAGCCGGTCGCGGCGCTCCTCGCGCGTGGGCTGCGGGGCGACGCGCTCGACGAGTTCGCAGGCGGCGTCCTCAAGGAGCAGTCCGGTGGGCCTGCCGTCGGCGTCGCAGACCACGGCGGCGGTGGCCTGGTCGAAGGTGCGGGGCCCGTCGACCCCGGCGAGCTCCAGCGCGCGACGGCTGGCCAGTGCGGAGTGCGCGTCGAAGAGCAGCAGGTACGCGGGGACGCCGCCGAGCACCGCGTCGAACGGCGTGATGCCGACGGGGCGTTCGCCGAAGACGTTGGGGTCGAGCCCCCAGGCGTGCAGCCAGGCGCCGGGGGAGAGGTCCCGTACCGCGCCCGCGAGTGCTTCGCGCACCTGCTCCAGGTCGGCGCAGCCCGACAGGTCCAGGCCACCGGTCAGTTCCGCGCCGGACACCGGGTGGATGTGCCCGTCGACCAGACCGGGCGTCACGACCGCGCCCCCCAGGTCGATCACCGTGGTCGAGGCGTCGGCCAGGGCGCGGACGTCCCGGTCGTCCCCGAGGGCGGTGATCCGTCCGTCCGCCGAGGCGAGCGCGGTGTGCGGCAGGAACGCGCCCGAGGCCGGGTCGAGCAGACGGGCCGAGAGCAGGACGAGGGAGGTGCGCACGACAAGGGCTCCTTGGAGGCGGTCGGTTCGTGGGGCGGCGGGGCGGTCGATTCCAGGGGGTGGCGGGGCAGTCAGTCCGAGGCGGCGGCCGACAGGGCGCCCACCGGCAGGCCGAGCACGCGCTCCGCCGTCGTCATGGGCAGGCGCGCGATCTCGGGCGGGTCGTGGTCGGTGGAGGAACCGTTGACGAGCATCCCGAGGCCGTCCAGGACGACGAGGATCTGGATGGCGGCCGCCACCGGGTCCTCGGCGCGGAACTCGCCCGCCGCGACGCCGTCGCGGACGACCCCCACGAGCCGCTCGCGCCAGGTGTCCTCCTGCACGGCGACCCGCTCGCGCAGCGTGGGCCGATAGCGGCTGAGGTGCCGGGCGTTGAGCCACAGCCGACTGACGTCGTCGTACGCCTCCCCGGCCGTCCGCTCCAGGAACCGGGCCAGCCGCCGCGTCGGGGCGGCGGCGTCCGCCGGGTCGGCGGGCAGGAGTTCGTCGAGCTCCGAGCCCGCGGCGTTGCCGAACGCCTCGGCCACCAGGTCCTCCACCACGGGGAAGTAGTGGCTGATCAGACCCGGCCGGACGGCCAGCTCGTCGGCGATCCGCCGGAGCGTGATCCGCTCCAGCCCTTCGGCCAGTGCGACGACGGAGGCCGCCGCAACGATTTCCGTACGTCTGGACGCTGGAGACTTGCGGATTCGCTTGTTCGTGATGCTTGACGGCATGGAATCGATGCTATTGAGTGTGCGACCAACAAGCAAGCAGTGGGATAACAGCACACCGGAGGGGCCCCATGGCGTCCACGATTCCCGACCCGCAATCCGGCACCCTCAGCGAGAGTCCGGGGGCCCCTCCGCAGCCCGGCCGGGCGGCCCGTGTCGAGGCCCACGGCATCGACCACGTCCCGGACCACGAACGCCACGGCCACCCCCGCCGGCTCTTCTCCGTCTGGGCCGCGGCCAACGTCACGTATCTGAACCTGGTGACTGGCGGCGCCCTGGTCCTCATGGGTCTCGCCCTGTGGCAGGCCCTGGCCGTGATCGTGGTGGGCAACGTGTTCTGGCTGCTCACCGGCCTGCTCGCGATATCCGGCCCGGTGGCGGGCGCGCCGAGCGAAGTCATCACGCGGGCGATGTACGGAGTGCGCGGCAACCGCGTGAACAACGCGATCGTCGGCTGGTTGATCTCCGTCTGCTACTTCGCCCTCAACCTGGCCGCCGCCGCGACCGCCGCCTTCGCCCTGGTCGAGATGGTCGGCATCACGGCGAACACCGCCGTCAAGGTCGTCGTGGTGGTCGTCGTCGCCGCCCTCACCCTGACCATCGGCGTCTACGGCCACGGCATGATCATGAAGCTGTACCTGCCGATCACGCTCGCCCTGACCGTCGTCTTCGCCGTCGTCGCGATCGGCGTCCTCCGGCACACGGACTTCGCGTACGTACCCGCCGAACCGCTCACCGGCGCCGACCGGTGGCCCGTCCTGGTCGCGGGTGTCACCCTCATCGCGTCCGCCCCGCTCTCCTACACCACCAGCGCCGACTTCTCCCGCTACCTGCCCCGCACGACCTCCGCCAAGGCGGTCATCGGCTGGACCGCGCTGGGCGGCTTCCTGCCCGGCGCGGCCGTCGGCTCCCTCGGCGCGCTCGCCGCGACCGCCGTCGACATGACGGACCCTCAGGCGGGACTGCGGCAGCTCCTGCCCGGCTGGTTCGGCCCGGTCCTCCTGCTCGCCCTGGTCCTGGGAACCATCGCCATCAACGCCCTGACCTCCTACAGCGCGGGTCTCGCCCTCCAGGCCGTCGGCATCCGCATCCCCCGCGCCCGCAGCGTGATCGTCGACGGCGTCGTGGCCGTCGCCCTCACCCTGTACGGGCTCTTCGCGTCCGGATTCCTGGACACGGTCAGCAACGTCCTCCAGCTCACCGTCGTGCTCCTCGGCCCCGCCATGGCCGTCTACGCCACGGACATCGTGCTGCGGCGCAACCGCTACGACGGCCGGTCGCTGACGGACGAATCCCGCGAAGGCCCCTACTGGTACACCGCCGGATTCAGCCCGGCGGGCACGCTGGCCCTCGCGGGCGGTTTCACCTCGGCGGCCCTCTGCGTCAACACCCTCTACACGGGACCGATCGCCCGTGCCCTGGGCGGCGTCGACCTCGCCCTGCCGGTCGGCATGGTCGTCGCCGCGCTGATCTACACGGCCCTGGGCCGCCGCCCGGCAGCACGCACCCCCGCTGTCTGACCGGCGCCCCCACCCTCCAGCCTCCCCGGCGGGATCTGCTCCCTATCTACTCCCTCCATCTATTCCGTACCGAAGGCCGCCCATCGGCCGAGGGCGAATCCGCCGCCCTCGTGCCGGACTTCCACGGCGCCCGCGCCGCCGAAGTGCGCGGGGACGACCAACTCCCGCTCCGTGGCGGCCCGTTCGAGAATCCGGTGGCGGCTGGCCGCCGCCTGTTCCGCGTCCAGGCAGAAGCAACTGTTGCAGGAGGGGGCGAGGATCTGCACCGGGCTGTGCAGAAGATCGCCGACAAAGACCGCCCGGTCGCTCCCGGAGGCGAGCCGCAGGACCGACGAGCCGGGCGTGTGGCCCGGCGCGGACTCCAGGGTGAGGTGCTCGTCGATGCGGTGGGTGCCGTCCCACAGGACGGCCTGCCCGGCCCGGTGGACGGGCGCGACGCTGTCCTCGTACATCAGCCGGTCGGCCTCCTGGCGGCCGTTGCCGTACGCGTTGTCCGGGCCGAAGTGGAAGTCGTCGGCGGCGGGGACGAGGTACTGGGCGTTGGGAAACGTGGGCTCCCACCCTCCGTCGGCACCCACGGTGTTCCAGCCGACGTGGTCGGCGTGGACATGGGTGTTGACGACGACGTCGACGTCCTCCGGCCGGACACCGGCCCGCGCCAGCCCGCCCAGGAAGTCGCCCTGCCAGTGGTGGAACTGCGGCGAGCCGGGCCGCTCGCGCCCGTTCCCCACTCCGGTGTCGACCAGGACGGTCCGGCCGCCGCTGCGCAGCACCCAGGTCTGTAGCGCCATCACCGCCCTGTCGTCGTCCGGTTCCCAGTGACCGGGCGCCAGCCATTCCTCGTTGGCCTTCCACAGCTCGGCGCCGGACCCGGGGACCAGACCGCGTGCGGGCGCGAACGCCCCCTGCCACTCGACGACCCGGACGACCTCGACCTCGCCGAGCATGATGCTCTGACCGCTCTCGCTCTTCATGCCCTCGACTCTAGGAGGGCCCGATGAGCTGCTCAATGCCTGATCGGCTCACCTGAATACGTATGCGTCTCACCATTGGCGCTACGGATACTCTCGCCCGATGGACGTGGTGAGCGACGCGGTCGCGGCGGTACGCATCGGACGGCCCTCCTCGAACCGGGTGCGGGTGAGCGGAAGCTGGTGCACGCGGCTGGCCCCGTACGACGGGGCGGGCTTTCACGTGGTGCTGGAGGGGAGTTGCTGGCTGCTGGCCGACGGCGGCACGCCCCTCCCGCTCGGCGTGGGCGACGTGGTGCTGCTGCCGCACGGCACGGGACACGTGATCGCCGACGCCCCCGTCGACGCGGCGACCGTGGAACAGGCGGTGCCGTTCGAGCGGTGGTTCGAAGGGGACGAGGCGCGCCGCTCCCCGGCCGCCTCCGGCGAGGTGCACATGCTGTGCGGCAAGTACCGGCTCGACCGCAGTCGCACACACCCGCTCATGGCGGAACTGCCGGAGGTCGTCCACCTGCCGAACCGCGTGGGCACCCACCCCGAACTGCGCGCGGCCGTCGACCTGTTGGGCCACGAGCTGGCCGTCCAGGGACCCGGCTCGTGCATCGCGGTGCCCAGCCTGCTCGACCTCCTCCTCGTCTACATGATCCGCTCCTGGGCGGCCCAGGACACGGGCGGCACCTGGCCGGCCGTACTGGGCGACCCGGTGACCGCCGCCGCCCTGCGAGCACTGCACTCGGACCCGGCCGCCCCCTGGACCAACGACCGCCTGGCCGCCGAGGCGGGCGTCTCCCGCGCGACCCTGGCCCGCCGCTTCACCGCCCTGGTCGGCCGCCCGCCGATGGCCTACCTCACCTGGTGGCGCCTGACGTTCGCCGCCACCCTGCTCCGCGACACCCCGGACCCCCTGGCCACCGTCGCCCGCCGCGTCGGCTACGGCACCCCGTACGCCCTCTCCCACGCCTTCAGCCGGGAATTCGGCACCACCCCGGGGCAGTACCGGGCGGAGGCGGCGTCGCGAACTGCGTCCGCGTGAGCCCCGGCCGATGGCGCGAAGGTGTTACCGGTCTCTTACGGCAGGCCCCCGAGGGTCGCCGACCGGGTGCCGCCACGGGTCTACTGGGGGCGAAGAAGGCCCGGCCCCTTCACGGCCGGAACATCACAGTCCCGTGGAGTAGCCATGCCCGCACTCGGTCTGTCCCGCCGCACGATCGTCATCCTCCTCGTCGCCCTGGTGGTGGTCGCGGGAGGTGCCCTCTACGCATTTCAGCCCTGGAAGGCGTTCACCACGACCACGGTGGACGAAACCCTCCCCTCCGCCAGCGCCCCCGCCACCCCCGGGACACCGAGCACGCCGCCCCCGGGTGCCGCAGGACCGGTCGACCTCGCCCGGGGCAGCTTCGTCAGCCACGAGCACGCCACCAGCGGCACCGCGCGCACGGTCCGCCTCGCCGACGGCAAGCAGTCCGTACTGCGGCTCGAAGACCTCGCGACGTCGGAGGGTCCGGACGTACGGGTCTACCTGTCGCCCCGTGACGCCCGGTCCGCGGAGAAGGGTCTCGGCGAGGGTGCCGTGCAGCTGGGCAAGCTCAAGGGCAACCGGGGCAACCAGAACTACAGCGTCCCGGCGGGCACCGACCTGTCCGCGTTCCGCAGCGCGGTGATCTGGTGCGAGCGCTTCTCCGTCTCCTTCGGCGCCGCCGACCTGACCCCTGCCTGAGCACGGTGGGCGGGCCCGCTCAGGCGGGAGCGGGCCGGGTCTGCGCCGGAGCGGCCGGGAGGGTGACCTCGAAGCGGCAGCCGCCGGGCACGTTGCGGACCTCCGCGCGTCCGGCGTGGGCCTCGACGATGCCGCGCACGATGGCCAGGCCGAGGCCCGCTCCGGCCGGCGGGGTCCTGGCCGCCGTGCCGCGCCAGCCGGTGTCGAAGACCCGGGGCAGGTCCTCCGCCGGGATGCCGCCGCAGCCGTCCGTGACGGACAGGACCACGGAAGCGGCCCGCTGCTCGGCGGCGACCGCGACCGTACCGTCGGCCGGGGTGTGGCGGATCGCGTTGACCAGGAGGTTCGCCAGCACCCTGGTCATTTCCCTGCCGTCCACCTCCACGGGGACCGGGTCGACCCGCTCCCCGACGAGGTGCACCCCGTGCTCCCGGGCGAGCGGGTTCGCCCCGTCGAGGACTTCGCCGACGAGG
This window of the Streptomyces sp. NBC_00237 genome carries:
- a CDS encoding GNAT family N-acetyltransferase; translated protein: MTFRTTFRSTVEADLDRLLPLLVADPASSLSAHTYLSKLADGQYRHAWTWIAEDPSGGDTAPLAVAVWWGLPSEATPGALDAVYVDEARVPTGQRVALAAELLAAAHAAFKEAGAAEAPAFHIFVPGDYRDRPEVAEALAWRQEAARAAGLVGFVERLGYEWTPQGGLREAASPQLVFAAEPDDEVFVELFRQVLQDTLDASTRAEAEQIGAEAQARNDVAFYQEQMAGERSWWRVARNAAGEAVGFGLPSRNLAGPVVGYLGVLPGHRGLGHVDEILAEITAILAAEPDTSRIRADTDLANRPMAAAFERAGYRNFRRRLVLSARL
- a CDS encoding amidohydrolase, yielding MRTSLVLLSARLLDPASGAFLPHTALASADGRITALGDDRDVRALADASTTVIDLGGAVVTPGLVDGHIHPVSGAELTGGLDLSGCADLEQVREALAGAVRDLSPGAWLHAWGLDPNVFGERPVGITPFDAVLGGVPAYLLLFDAHSALASRRALELAGVDGPRTFDQATAAVVCDADGRPTGLLLEDAACELVERVAPQPTREERRDRLAAALRAMAATGLTGGHAMDANGDSLAFYAELDAAGQLPLRLRVAPWCQPGTDAEAVRELIGRQGAGGRLWRTAGVKIFMDGTIDNGTAWLEQPDCHGESRHAFWPDPEEYTRIVAELHRAGVSVATHAIGDAAVRHVLDAVEKAQALGGRGVRHRVEHIETVPDDTLRRFAELGVVASMQPTHCCDFTRADHTDNWSRRLGEPRASDAWRCRDLHDSGAVVVLGSDWPIAPYPPLGVMAGARHRRPTRDLSQDPHGPQQALTALEALRGMTVNAAYAAGEESVAGRIAVGHRADLTVLAADPLTVPATELADVDVLLTVLDGVPTHRAAHL
- a CDS encoding TetR/AcrR family transcriptional regulator; translated protein: MPSSITNKRIRKSPASRRTEIVAAASVVALAEGLERITLRRIADELAVRPGLISHYFPVVEDLVAEAFGNAAGSELDELLPADPADAAAPTRRLARFLERTAGEAYDDVSRLWLNARHLSRYRPTLRERVAVQEDTWRERLVGVVRDGVAAGEFRAEDPVAAAIQILVVLDGLGMLVNGSSTDHDPPEIARLPMTTAERVLGLPVGALSAAASD
- a CDS encoding cytosine permease; its protein translation is MASTIPDPQSGTLSESPGAPPQPGRAARVEAHGIDHVPDHERHGHPRRLFSVWAAANVTYLNLVTGGALVLMGLALWQALAVIVVGNVFWLLTGLLAISGPVAGAPSEVITRAMYGVRGNRVNNAIVGWLISVCYFALNLAAAATAAFALVEMVGITANTAVKVVVVVVVAALTLTIGVYGHGMIMKLYLPITLALTVVFAVVAIGVLRHTDFAYVPAEPLTGADRWPVLVAGVTLIASAPLSYTTSADFSRYLPRTTSAKAVIGWTALGGFLPGAAVGSLGALAATAVDMTDPQAGLRQLLPGWFGPVLLLALVLGTIAINALTSYSAGLALQAVGIRIPRARSVIVDGVVAVALTLYGLFASGFLDTVSNVLQLTVVLLGPAMAVYATDIVLRRNRYDGRSLTDESREGPYWYTAGFSPAGTLALAGGFTSAALCVNTLYTGPIARALGGVDLALPVGMVVAALIYTALGRRPAARTPAV
- a CDS encoding MBL fold metallo-hydrolase, coding for MKSESGQSIMLGEVEVVRVVEWQGAFAPARGLVPGSGAELWKANEEWLAPGHWEPDDDRAVMALQTWVLRSGGRTVLVDTGVGNGRERPGSPQFHHWQGDFLGGLARAGVRPEDVDVVVNTHVHADHVGWNTVGADGGWEPTFPNAQYLVPAADDFHFGPDNAYGNGRQEADRLMYEDSVAPVHRAGQAVLWDGTHRIDEHLTLESAPGHTPGSSVLRLASGSDRAVFVGDLLHSPVQILAPSCNSCFCLDAEQAAASRHRILERAATERELVVPAHFGGAGAVEVRHEGGGFALGRWAAFGTE
- a CDS encoding AraC family transcriptional regulator; its protein translation is MDVVSDAVAAVRIGRPSSNRVRVSGSWCTRLAPYDGAGFHVVLEGSCWLLADGGTPLPLGVGDVVLLPHGTGHVIADAPVDAATVEQAVPFERWFEGDEARRSPAASGEVHMLCGKYRLDRSRTHPLMAELPEVVHLPNRVGTHPELRAAVDLLGHELAVQGPGSCIAVPSLLDLLLVYMIRSWAAQDTGGTWPAVLGDPVTAAALRALHSDPAAPWTNDRLAAEAGVSRATLARRFTALVGRPPMAYLTWWRLTFAATLLRDTPDPLATVARRVGYGTPYALSHAFSREFGTTPGQYRAEAASRTASA
- a CDS encoding DM13 domain-containing protein: MPALGLSRRTIVILLVALVVVAGGALYAFQPWKAFTTTTVDETLPSASAPATPGTPSTPPPGAAGPVDLARGSFVSHEHATSGTARTVRLADGKQSVLRLEDLATSEGPDVRVYLSPRDARSAEKGLGEGAVQLGKLKGNRGNQNYSVPAGTDLSAFRSAVIWCERFSVSFGAADLTPA